In the Gemmatimonadota bacterium genome, one interval contains:
- a CDS encoding SpoIIE family protein phosphatase, with protein MRELVSVLERFEDVTGVKAVVWTQANDRSPIVPEYGEWHEPVPRVLDLLAPGAPPAEIETEDGVLLAGAVPGPRRAWVSVGPCTGQRTEPAACLEFLLPIVGHFFQSALEVEHAAYELAERYEEINLLYTTSEILGRTVSLEEAAARILEEICETVGARRAAILVHDRVTDTLQVVTALGFEAADAPPIGTQDPAAVSAKVFRDQRALILEPGEYPCDAESQFRKGALLSVPILWTNPNPHGAIPLGVVNLSERRSGEPFSAGDEKLVTAIATQIGTAIQNARLVRSSLAQQRLQQEMQLANDLQMKLLPDTRLFAPEALVSARVVPADSVGGDFYHLFRLGGGRIGVMIGDVSSHGYRAALIMALVMSASSIHAQATVDPAEMLDALLATLREELESTEMFISAFYAVLDPAHGTMRYANAGHPHAFVIDGEGNLERLAALDPPLGMSPQHPSVRERAWAPGTDVLLLFTDGISDARNRLDVRLGEKRVLDTVRASRREHPDVIVERVFAALRAHAGEAIRRDDLTLLVART; from the coding sequence GTGAGGGAACTCGTCTCGGTCCTCGAGCGATTCGAGGACGTCACCGGGGTGAAGGCCGTCGTCTGGACACAGGCGAACGATCGCTCGCCGATCGTCCCCGAGTACGGCGAGTGGCACGAACCGGTGCCGCGGGTCCTCGACCTGCTCGCTCCGGGGGCCCCACCGGCCGAGATCGAGACGGAGGACGGGGTCCTGCTGGCGGGCGCCGTCCCGGGGCCGCGTCGCGCCTGGGTCAGCGTGGGACCGTGCACGGGGCAGCGCACCGAGCCCGCCGCCTGCCTCGAGTTCCTGCTCCCGATCGTTGGACACTTCTTCCAGTCGGCACTCGAGGTCGAACACGCCGCCTACGAACTCGCCGAGCGGTACGAGGAGATCAACCTCCTCTACACCACCAGCGAGATCCTTGGCCGCACCGTCTCCCTCGAGGAGGCGGCGGCCCGCATCCTGGAGGAGATCTGCGAGACCGTCGGCGCTCGCCGCGCGGCGATCCTCGTTCACGATCGCGTGACCGATACGCTGCAGGTCGTGACGGCGCTCGGCTTCGAGGCCGCCGACGCGCCGCCGATCGGAACGCAGGATCCGGCCGCCGTGTCGGCCAAGGTCTTCCGTGACCAGCGGGCCCTCATCCTCGAGCCCGGGGAGTACCCGTGTGACGCCGAGTCGCAATTCCGGAAGGGGGCGCTCCTCTCGGTCCCCATCCTCTGGACCAACCCCAATCCGCATGGGGCGATCCCGTTAGGCGTGGTGAACTTGTCGGAGCGGCGGAGCGGGGAACCGTTCAGCGCCGGCGACGAGAAGCTCGTCACCGCCATCGCCACGCAGATCGGCACGGCCATCCAGAACGCCCGCCTCGTGCGCTCGTCGCTCGCGCAGCAGCGCCTGCAGCAGGAGATGCAGCTGGCGAATGACCTGCAGATGAAGCTCCTCCCGGATACGCGGCTCTTCGCCCCCGAGGCGCTCGTCTCGGCACGGGTCGTCCCCGCGGACAGCGTCGGCGGCGACTTCTATCATCTCTTTCGGCTTGGCGGCGGGCGCATCGGCGTGATGATCGGCGACGTGTCGAGCCACGGCTATCGGGCGGCGCTCATCATGGCGCTCGTCATGAGCGCCTCGTCGATCCACGCACAGGCGACCGTCGACCCGGCGGAGATGCTCGACGCGCTTCTCGCCACGCTCCGTGAGGAGCTGGAGAGCACGGAGATGTTCATCTCGGCCTTCTACGCCGTCCTCGACCCGGCGCACGGCACGATGCGCTATGCCAACGCCGGGCATCCGCACGCCTTCGTCATCGACGGCGAGGGCAACCTCGAGCGGCTCGCGGCGCTCGACCCGCCGTTAGGCATGAGCCCGCAGCATCCCTCGGTGCGCGAACGCGCGTGGGCGCCGGGGACGGACGTGTTGCTGCTGTTCACCGACGGCATCTCGGACGCCCGCAACCGGCTGGACGTGCGTCTCGGGGAAAAGCGGGTGCTCGATACGGTGCGGGCGTCGCGGCGCGAGCATCCCGACGTCATCGTGGAGCGGGTCTTCGCGGCATTGCGGGCCCACGCGGGCGAAGCGATCCGCCGGGACGACCTCACGCTCCTCGTGGCGCGCACGTAG
- the rsmA gene encoding ribosomal RNA small subunit methyltransferase A → MSQPPRPSLPPARKRLGQHFLTDRSALERIVQAIDPRPGETIVEIGPGRGALTDLLAARAERLVCVEVDPLLVPILTARYADRPHVTIVEGDVLEVSLPSLVEGSWALVGNVPYYITTPIIFQALRTPRPSRMVFLVQREVAERVAAAPGDDAYGALSANVQALAHAEVVARVPAGAFYPRPKVDSAILRLTPRADPVVTPEEEVAFSRMVQGAFGQRRKQMRRVVRELFGLGAEAAEALLARCGIDVALRPETLSPEAFARILRAAPTAPRDPSR, encoded by the coding sequence ATGAGCCAGCCTCCGCGTCCCTCGCTCCCGCCAGCGCGCAAGCGACTGGGGCAGCACTTCCTCACCGACCGCTCGGCGCTCGAGCGCATCGTGCAGGCCATCGACCCGCGCCCGGGCGAGACGATCGTCGAGATCGGCCCCGGGCGCGGCGCGCTCACCGATCTCCTCGCCGCGCGTGCCGAGCGACTCGTTTGCGTCGAGGTCGATCCGTTGCTCGTCCCGATCCTCACGGCGCGATATGCCGATCGTCCCCACGTGACGATCGTCGAGGGCGACGTGCTCGAAGTCTCGCTTCCTTCGCTCGTGGAGGGGAGCTGGGCCCTGGTCGGCAACGTGCCGTACTACATCACGACGCCGATCATCTTCCAAGCGCTTCGAACGCCGCGCCCGTCGCGCATGGTCTTCCTCGTGCAGCGAGAGGTCGCGGAGCGTGTCGCCGCCGCCCCCGGTGACGACGCCTACGGCGCCCTCTCGGCCAATGTGCAAGCATTGGCGCACGCCGAGGTGGTGGCCCGGGTACCCGCCGGGGCTTTCTATCCGCGCCCCAAGGTCGACTCGGCGATCCTGCGCCTGACGCCGCGCGCCGATCCGGTCGTGACGCCCGAGGAGGAGGTCGCCTTCTCGCGCATGGTGCAGGGGGCGTTTGGCCAGCGCCGCAAGCAGATGCGTCGCGTGGTGCGCGAGCTCTTTGGCCTTGGGGCCGAGGCGGCCGAAGCGCTGCTCGCGCGCTGCGGTATCGACGTCGCGCTGCGCCCGGAGACGCTGTCGCCCGAGGCCTTCGCCCGGATCCTGCGCGCCGCGCCGACGGCGCCGCGCGACCCCTCACGTTAG
- a CDS encoding redox-sensing transcriptional repressor Rex, which translates to MKRIADSTVRRLSVYLRFLEDSVSRGVRTISSEELARRGGTTSAQVRKDLSFFGSFGKRGLGYPALELTAALRDILGLDRQWRVIIIGAGKIGTALAQYRGFRQRGFHVEAVYDSDPRKVGSRWEEHTVRDIAHLEQDLVAEHPDIAVLTVPDDEAQRIAERLVAAGLRAILNFAPVQLHLPAHITVRNVNMAMELEGLSYALTSRERDHASGANDHPIGGEHER; encoded by the coding sequence GTGAAACGCATCGCCGATAGCACCGTCCGCCGTCTCTCCGTCTATCTCCGCTTCCTCGAGGATTCGGTGAGTCGCGGCGTACGCACCATCTCCAGCGAGGAGTTGGCGCGGCGCGGCGGTACGACGTCGGCGCAGGTTCGAAAGGACCTCTCGTTCTTCGGTTCGTTCGGCAAACGCGGGCTGGGCTATCCTGCGCTCGAGCTCACCGCGGCGCTCCGCGACATTCTCGGGCTCGATCGTCAATGGCGCGTGATCATCATCGGCGCAGGCAAGATCGGGACGGCGCTCGCGCAGTACCGCGGCTTTCGGCAGCGCGGCTTCCACGTCGAGGCCGTCTATGATTCCGACCCGCGCAAGGTCGGGAGTCGATGGGAAGAGCACACGGTGCGCGACATCGCCCATCTCGAACAGGATCTCGTCGCGGAACACCCCGACATCGCCGTCCTCACCGTCCCCGACGACGAGGCGCAGCGCATTGCGGAACGCCTGGTGGCGGCGGGGCTGCGCGCCATTCTCAACTTCGCCCCGGTGCAGCTGCACCTCCCCGCCCACATCACGGTGCGCAACGTGAACATGGCGATGGAGCTCGAGGGGTTGAGCTACGCGCTGACCAGCCGCGAGCGCGACCATGCGAGTGGCGCAAACGACCATCCGATCGGCGGCGAGCACGAGCGCTGA
- a CDS encoding 3'-5' exonuclease, with protein MRGIDAVTPDSLLLMRAREVLSSGPVDAVSLMERVCSLPSAPPRVAERLAEALFGRHADFVREADGRWALRPDENGIRSIVAPPASGVEGPARTVRERREAAANAARAADDVALRDLRFAVVDVETTGTSPSQRDRVTEIAIVQVAGLEVSDCYETLVNPERAIPPAIIALTRITEEMVRHAPRFAQVAPDVVGRLRERVFVAHNASFDWRFVSHEVQRAAGVALTGEQLCTVRLSRLLLPQLPRRSLDAVTHYFGIDIGARHRAAGDAIATAHVLVRLLRLAEDQGASTWRGLLTLMQGGRAKGSRRRSAMPRGVDIDPTL; from the coding sequence GTGAGGGGAATCGACGCGGTGACGCCGGATTCGCTACTCCTGATGCGCGCCCGCGAGGTGCTCTCGAGTGGCCCGGTGGACGCCGTCTCCTTGATGGAGCGCGTCTGTTCGCTCCCCAGCGCCCCGCCGCGCGTGGCCGAGCGTCTCGCCGAGGCGCTCTTCGGTCGTCATGCCGACTTCGTGCGCGAGGCCGATGGGCGGTGGGCGTTGCGGCCCGACGAGAATGGAATCCGCTCCATAGTGGCGCCACCGGCGTCCGGGGTGGAGGGGCCGGCGCGTACGGTGCGCGAGCGGCGCGAGGCCGCCGCGAACGCGGCTCGTGCCGCGGATGACGTCGCGCTGCGCGACCTGCGGTTCGCCGTCGTCGACGTCGAGACGACCGGGACCTCGCCGTCGCAGCGGGACCGGGTGACCGAGATCGCGATCGTGCAGGTGGCTGGACTCGAGGTGTCCGACTGCTACGAGACGCTGGTGAACCCCGAGCGCGCCATTCCGCCGGCAATCATCGCGCTGACCCGGATCACCGAGGAGATGGTGCGGCACGCCCCGCGGTTTGCGCAGGTGGCGCCCGACGTGGTCGGGCGGTTGCGCGAGCGCGTCTTCGTGGCGCACAACGCCTCCTTCGACTGGCGCTTCGTGTCGCACGAAGTGCAGCGCGCGGCCGGTGTGGCCCTGACCGGTGAGCAGCTGTGCACGGTGCGACTGTCGCGCCTCCTGCTCCCGCAGCTGCCGCGTCGATCACTCGATGCGGTAACGCACTACTTCGGGATCGATATCGGTGCGCGACACCGTGCCGCTGGCGATGCGATCGCCACGGCGCACGTCCTCGTGCGGCTGTTGCGGCTCGCGGAGGATCAGGGCGCGAGCACCTGGCGCGGACTGTTGACGCTGATGCAGGGGGGGCGCGCGAAGGGATCGCGTCGCCGTTCGGCGATGCCACGCGGTGTCGACATCGATCCCACGCTGTGA
- a CDS encoding translation initiation factor IF-3, protein MQDNTKRIRVNRQIRISPVRVIGADGSQLGIMEVDRALALAEESGLDLVEVAATARPPVVRVMDYGKFKFEQAKQARVAKKKQHVIELKEVKFRPGIEDHDFDTKVRHARRFLGEGNKVKVTLMFRGRQIAHPELGFAVVERVSQQLADVAKTESSAKMEGKSLTMILAPK, encoded by the coding sequence ATTCAGGACAACACGAAGCGCATTCGCGTCAACCGTCAGATTCGCATCAGCCCGGTCCGTGTGATCGGGGCCGATGGCAGCCAGTTGGGAATCATGGAGGTTGACCGGGCCCTGGCCCTCGCAGAGGAGTCGGGACTCGACCTGGTGGAAGTTGCGGCCACCGCTCGCCCGCCCGTCGTCCGCGTCATGGACTACGGCAAGTTCAAGTTTGAGCAGGCGAAGCAGGCGCGCGTTGCGAAAAAGAAGCAGCACGTGATCGAGCTCAAGGAAGTCAAATTCCGGCCGGGCATCGAGGATCACGATTTCGACACCAAGGTTCGACATGCGCGCCGGTTCCTTGGCGAGGGGAACAAGGTCAAGGTGACGCTGATGTTCCGTGGGCGGCAGATCGCCCACCCGGAACTCGGGTTCGCCGTGGTCGAGCGGGTCTCGCAGCAGCTCGCCGATGTGGCGAAGACCGAGAGTTCGGCGAAAATGGAAGGGAAGTCCCTAACGATGATCCTGGCACCGAAGTGA
- the rpmI gene encoding 50S ribosomal protein L35: MPKMKTHKGAKKRFSVTATGKVRRLKANKSHILTKKDARRKRRLRRPTTIATNGEAKVIKRLIQA; the protein is encoded by the coding sequence ATGCCCAAAATGAAGACCCACAAGGGCGCGAAGAAGCGCTTCTCCGTGACCGCCACGGGGAAGGTTCGCCGCCTGAAGGCCAACAAGAGCCACATCCTGACCAAGAAGGACGCCCGTCGGAAGCGCCGGCTGCGCCGTCCCACCACGATCGCCACCAATGGCGAGGCGAAGGTGATCAAGCGCCTCATTCAGGCGTAA
- the rplT gene encoding 50S ribosomal protein L20 produces MPRVKSNVVRLKRKKQVMKAARGYFGARSKLWRPAKESVERGWRYAYRDRRNKKRDFRRLWIVRINAAAHMNGMNYSTFMNGLMKAGIEVDRKILSDLAIHGAAAFTVLADKARAALAVA; encoded by the coding sequence ATGCCTCGCGTCAAATCCAATGTGGTGCGCCTGAAGCGCAAGAAGCAGGTGATGAAGGCCGCGCGCGGCTACTTCGGCGCGCGTTCCAAGCTGTGGCGTCCGGCGAAGGAGTCGGTCGAGCGCGGCTGGCGCTATGCGTACCGCGATCGGCGCAACAAGAAGCGCGACTTCCGTCGCCTGTGGATCGTGCGTATCAACGCCGCGGCCCACATGAACGGCATGAACTACAGCACGTTCATGAACGGCCTCATGAAGGCGGGGATCGAGGTCGATCGCAAGATCCTCTCCGACCTGGCGATTCACGGCGCGGCCGCCTTTACCGTGCTGGCCGACAAGGCGCGCGCGGCGCTGGCGGTCGCCTAA
- the pheS gene encoding phenylalanine--tRNA ligase subunit alpha yields the protein MLELQQACAALRDEAPPRIAAADSLDAWHELRNALLGRKAGKVTELMSLLPTLPKEERRDAGAAVNALKVSLEAALDARKTELESAAPRGTQLDLTMPGRAAWRGAVHPVSLVIDEICDIFRELGFTVALGPEAESPWYNFTALNFPDNHPAMDMHDTLYLADGGVLRTHTSPVQVRTLQSYAPPVRVLAPGNVYRRDFFDATHAPAFAQLEGLAIDEGITFADLKATLAHFARAFYGQRTPTRLVPSYFPFTEPSGQMEVFFDVGDGRGARWIEIMGCGLVHPAVLEAAGLDSEKYSGWAFGMGPARIAMSRFSLTDIRLLYDSDVRFLEQFA from the coding sequence CTGCTCGAACTCCAGCAGGCCTGTGCCGCCCTGCGTGACGAGGCGCCCCCGCGCATCGCCGCCGCCGACTCGCTCGATGCCTGGCACGAGCTCCGCAATGCCCTCCTCGGCCGCAAGGCGGGGAAGGTCACCGAGCTCATGTCGCTCCTCCCCACGCTCCCCAAGGAGGAGCGCCGCGACGCCGGCGCGGCCGTCAACGCCCTCAAGGTCTCCCTCGAGGCAGCGCTCGACGCCCGCAAGACCGAGTTGGAATCGGCCGCCCCGCGCGGCACGCAGCTCGACCTCACCATGCCCGGGCGCGCCGCCTGGCGTGGCGCGGTGCATCCCGTCTCGCTCGTCATCGACGAGATCTGTGACATCTTTCGCGAGTTGGGCTTCACCGTCGCGTTAGGCCCCGAGGCCGAGTCGCCGTGGTACAACTTCACCGCGCTCAACTTCCCGGATAACCATCCGGCGATGGACATGCACGACACGCTCTACCTGGCGGACGGCGGCGTGCTGCGCACGCACACCTCGCCGGTGCAGGTGCGCACGCTGCAGTCCTACGCGCCGCCAGTGCGCGTCCTGGCGCCGGGCAACGTGTACCGTCGCGACTTCTTCGACGCCACGCACGCTCCAGCCTTTGCGCAGTTGGAGGGGCTGGCGATCGACGAGGGGATCACCTTCGCCGACCTCAAGGCGACGCTCGCGCACTTTGCGCGCGCCTTCTACGGCCAGCGCACGCCGACGCGCCTCGTCCCGTCGTACTTCCCGTTCACCGAACCGTCGGGACAGATGGAAGTCTTCTTCGACGTCGGGGACGGACGCGGTGCGCGTTGGATCGAGATCATGGGGTGCGGCCTTGTGCACCCGGCGGTGCTCGAGGCGGCCGGGCTCGACAGCGAGAAGTACTCGGGGTGGGCCTTCGGCATGGGACCGGCGCGCATCGCGATGTCGCGCTTTTCGCTCACCGACATCCGCCTGCTCTACGATTCCGACGTCCGCTTCCTCGAACAGTTCGCCTGA